One segment of Lutra lutra chromosome 12, mLutLut1.2, whole genome shotgun sequence DNA contains the following:
- the LOC125082267 gene encoding zinc finger and SCAN domain-containing protein 30-like produces MSGKAAGLASHAPKEQEGLIIVKVEEENYVWGQDHGLQGNTCSLETFRQRFRQFGYSDSAGPREALSQLRELCHQWLRPEVNTKEQILELLVLEQFLAILPDELQAWLREHRPENGEEAVTLLEELEKELDEPRQQDTVHGQGMIWKEMTSIGALKSLSIQLQPLENQCKSETQECQTSPERDGKLASDKVLTTKQEIIECVASAAMISPGRLPGETSSQQVVGEALGGLDNFEKPKGTAARSKMSPLPSQERHLSLATFNKKISTEECVLECNQSERALSVNSNVFTRQRVHAGGKVYECLDCGKAFCQSSKLIRHQRIHTGERPYGCKECGKAFSLSSDLVRHQRIHSGEKPYECCECGKAFRGSSELIRHRRIHTGEKPYECGECGKAFSRSSALIQHKKIHTGDKGYECTECGKAFGRSSVLIEHQRIHTGEKPYECNECGKSFNQSSALTQHQRIHTGEKPYECSECQKTFRHRSGLMQHRRTHTRV; encoded by the exons ATGTCAGGAAAAGCTGCAGGCCTGGCCTCCCATGCTCCAAAAGAACAAGAAGGACTTATAATTGTGAAGGTTGAAGAAGAGAATTATGTTTGGGGGCAAGACCATGGCCTTCAGGGAAACACCTGTAGCCTGGAGACCTTCCGCCAGCGTTTCAGGCAGTTTGGCTACTCTGATTCTGCTGGGCCCCGGGAGGCCCTGAGCCAGCTCCGGGAGCTTTGCCATCAGTGGCTGAGGCCAGAGGTGAACACCAAGGAGCAGATCCTGGAGCTGCTGGTGCTGGAGCAGTTCCTGGCCATCCTGCCTGACGAGCTGCAGGCCTGGCTGCGAGAGCACCGGCCCGAGAATGGAGAGGAGGCCGTCACTctgctggaggagctggagaaggagcttGATGAGCCAAGGCAACAG GACACGGTTCATGGCCAAGGAATGATCTGGAAGGAAATGACTTCCATAGGAGCACTGAAATCTCTGAGTATACAGCTCCAGCCTTTGGAGAACCAGTGCAAGAGTGAGACTCAGGAGTGCCAGACTtcccctgagagag ATGGCAAGCTGGCAAGTGACAAGGTattaacaacaaaacaagaaattattGAATGTGTAGCGTCAGCGGCCATGATATCCCCAGGAAGACTTCCTGGGGAAACTTCATCACAACAGGTAGTTGGAGAAGCTTTGGGAGGTCTGGACAACTTTGAGAAGCCAAAAGGAACTGCTGCAAGGAGCAAAATGAGTCCACTTCCTTCCCAGGAAAGACATCTTAGTCTGGCAACCTTCAACAAGAAAATCTCCACTGAAGAGTGTGTCCTTGAATGTAACCAGAGTGAAAGGGCTCTCAGTGTGAACTCAAATGTCTTCACACGACAGAGAGTTCATGCTGGAGGAAAGGTCTACGAGTGCTTGGACTGTGGGAAAGCCTTTTGCCAGAGCTCGAAGCTGATTagacatcagagaattcacactggagagagGCCTTATGGATGTAAAGAGTGTGGCAAAGCTTTCAGTTTGAGCTCGGACCTTGTTAGACATCAGAGGATTCATAGTGGTGAAAAACCCTATGAATGTTGTGAATGTGGTAAAGCTTTCAGGGGCAGCTCGGAACTCATTAGACATCGGAGAATTCACACCGGAGAAAAACCGTATGAATGTggtgaatgtgggaaagccttcagccgGAGCTCAGCCCTCATTCAGCACAAGAAAATTCACACTGGAGACAAAGGCTATGAGTGTACTGAATGTGGTAAGGCTTTTGGTAGAAGCTCTGTCCTTATTGAACATCAAagaattcacactggagaaaaacctTATGAATGTAACGAATGTGGAAAATCATTCAATCAGAGCTCAGCCCTCACGCAGCACCAGCGaatccacactggggagaagcctTATGAATGTAGCGAATGTCAGAAAACATTTAGGCACAGATCAGGCCTTATGCAACACCGGAGAACTCACACAAGAGTTTAA